One Primulina tabacum isolate GXHZ01 chromosome 10, ASM2559414v2, whole genome shotgun sequence DNA segment encodes these proteins:
- the LOC142504813 gene encoding uncharacterized protein LOC142504813 isoform X1, producing the protein MSSSKLANYPWPSTVNAVNFISVKLFLNKDKKERSINVYRIWKKQMICLFESQDLLGFVDGQIPAPKESMDEQKLWRRTDQLIIGWILGSITGTNVLDAVMGFDSSREVWLELEKLFKSDDNEIQTSSSSGTDFHRYLPLHRAILRGDWKEGKEFLDKDEDAITAIINDSSQTALHVAVETGKSNDFLRKLLEYPMPNEAMLSKDSTGDTALHTAALAGNKEAAILLVNKKPDLLYITNDNNMLPIHYAARNSQKDTLMYLISVSKKEVQNSPFVGKLGALLLKIAIASEFIDVALYLVQKYPELPTLRDDDDDYALEVIAGMKSVFPSGKRFSWWQNWI; encoded by the exons ATGTCTTCCTCAAAATTAGCAAACTATCCATGGCCATCAACTGTTAATGCTGTTAACTTTATATCAGTGAAGCTATTTCTTAACAAAGACAAGAAGGAAAGAAGCATTAATGTTTATAGGATATGGAAAAAACAGATGATCTGTCTGTTCGAGAGCCAAGATTTGTTGGGCTTCGTAGACGGCCAGATCCCGGCTCCTAAAGAATCCATGGATGAGCAGAAACTATGGAGAAGAACCGATCAGCTTATCATAGGATGGATTCTGGGTTCCATTACTGGGACCAATGTGCTTGATGCAGTGATGGGATTTGACAGTTCCAGGGAAGTTTGGTTGGAATTGGAAAAACTTTTCAAATCAGATGATAATGAAATTCAAACGAGCAGTTCTAGTG GTACGGATTTTCACCGGTACTTGCCATTGCATAGAGCAATATTAAGAGGTGATTGGAAGGAAGGCAAGGAGTTCTTGGACAAAGATGAAGATGCAATCACGGCCATCATCAATGATTCCTCGCAGACAGCTCTGCACGTAGCGGTGGAGACTGGTAAATCAAATGATTTCCTGAGAAAGTTGTTAGAATACCCGATGCCAAATGAAGCGATGCTCTCGAAAGATAGTACGGGGGACACTGCTTTACACACAGCCGCTTTGGCTGGAAACAAGGAAGCTGCGATACTATTGGTGAACAAAAAACCCGACTTGCTATATATTACAAATGACAATAATATGTTACCGATTCATTATGCAGCAAGGAATAGCCAAAAAGATACGCTGATGTATCTCATATCCGTCTCCAAGAAAGAAGTGCAGAATAGCCCATTTGTGGGAAAGTTGGGGGCTTTGCTGCTGAAAATTGCCATAGCTTCTGAGTTTATCG ATGTGGCCTTATATTTGGTGCAGAAATACCCAGAATTACCTACGTTAAGAGACGACGATGATGATTATGCGTTGGAAGTGATAGCCGGAATGAAATCTGTGTTTCCAAGCGGAAAGAGATTCAGTTGGTGGCAAAATTGGATCTAA
- the LOC142504890 gene encoding uncharacterized protein LOC142504890: MAVNIGFNDPLYIHPSDTPGMCLVNDHLIGADNYGVWSRAMLIALRAKNKTGFIDGTCRKPTLEQPALHQWERCNALVLSWIMNLVSKEIFEGIGSNTVSSYYCRLKQLWDEYTSLVGLPSCECDTARQYIAHDQQHKLLQFLMGLNDSYAQVRSQILIMSPLPSVGQAFSNPKKNRTGHSLQLNCHQQPFYLYKAS, from the exons ATGGCGGTTAATATTGGATTCAATGATCCACTCTACATTCATCCGTCCGACACTCCTGGTATGTGTCTTGTTAATGATCACTTGATAGGGGCCGACAATTATGGAGTGTGGAGTCGAGCAATGCTTATCGCATTGCGTGCTAAAAATAAAACTGGGTTTATCGATGGTACGTGTAGAAAGCCTACTCTTGAACAACCAGCTTTGCATCAATGGGAAAGATGCAATGCATTAGTATTGTCATGGATCATGAATTTGGTTTCGAAAGAAATTTTTGAGGGCATT GGTAGCAACACTGTGTCGAGCTATTATTGTAGATTGAAGCAGTTGTGGGATGAGTATACATCATTAGTCGGGCTTCCATCATGTGAATGTGATACTGCAAGACAATACATTGCACATGATCAGCAACACAAGCTCCTACAATTTTTGATGGGACTAAATGACAGTTATGCTCAAGTTCGAAGCCAAATTTTGATCATGAGTCCTCTGCCTTCTGTAGGACAAGCATTCTCTAATCCCAAGAAGAATCGCACAGGTCACTCTCTACAGCTGAATTGCCATCAACAGCCCTTTTATCTGTACAAGGCAAGCTGA